A window of Chrysoperla carnea chromosome 3, inChrCarn1.1, whole genome shotgun sequence genomic DNA:
atcattatttggaTCAGCTCCACCAGTCACCGCTTGTTTTACTGATCCAACGTTACAATTGTCTCAATTACATTCTCGTTCAGTTCAAGAATAAACAATTCTATtcgatcattaaaattaaattaggacCTAAATGATATAccaataattacattaattattataaattcagtggcggatttagactTAAACCCCCGAGGCCTAGACCTAGGACACCAATATTTCAgacgaaaaatttatatttttacaaaaataaaagtattgattCTAATTAAACCACCATTGTAAAACCTAAATGAAAATAGTACCTATTATTCCAAGATTGTGAAAATTCTAAATATCATAGTTTAtaacagaatatttttattaggtacttctaaaataatttattataggtATAACAAGTTATTTGtgtaactaataattattatattaattaatattatagcaGCAGAATAAAACATTGATTGAATTGTGCTGTTTGTTAATGAATTGCATATTATAAGTGAATtgttatcaatcaataaaaggCGCGGTGAATTCCATTCGAAaccatttttaaatcaataaaaaaacttctttgaaatcctaattattttatcaatttatgtgTATGTTCCAGCAATTGagttgattttattaacataagCTTGTTTTGCGGCATCTTTATTAATACCCTTTTTACCAGACCATGCATCCCATTTCTTTTTAGATTCAGCATCATTAGGTTTTGCtgcaaataagaaaaaatttaaattattatagctggttatatatatatatttttcataattctaAGTACAACTGTTGAGACATAACcgggaaattaattaattaatataaaaatataaatattaaattatatttattaattataactattgtaatgaattaataaaGAGCGAAACGTGTGTTATTACaggtgtaaaaataattaaatatacgtTCTTGAAACATATACCTAGCAttgtattataacaaaaaaaatattctatgtttACATTCTATATCCAGTGGCGTAGCGATCATAGGGTAAGTAGGGCAGGGCTCCAGGGCCTCAAAGCTCAGAGGCATCTTTTTTGTCTAAGCATTGAAAAGAAAAGAGCAGTCAGTTCCCGAAACTAGCAAACCTCGAGGCTCctcacaataatttttttttatgatgttaaataaagattaacaataACAGAACtccaaatttaagactttcaaCATATGCTCCTAGCGTTTTTGATTAAGCATGTgctattttttacctttatttcTGATGATAAAACATGTATGAAACAAGTTGCAGCACAAcggtatatttataataactctAAACATTATCGAAAGATAAAGAATTTTCTAAACTCAAATTTGATTTGACAAATGGGTTATTGTAGAAACTATAATATCTTAatatctacgcccgtgagaaaagaagtacttttcCTACTCTGTATGCatgggaaaaatagttcattatcgCCCTAGTGTGATAATGATTTCATTCTCACACTAGGACGGTAATGAATTCAGTTACTAACTAGTAACTTTGACAATTTTCGTGACAATAAgccatgataaattttaaagaatcatgacatattttaaataaaattatcgttcattttcacattttagagacgtaaataaagttttataagataatatatacgtgtgataacgcattattaacgttcttctgcgattgtccaactcgtgctacgcacttgttgtgcaaatttcgcaggCATACGTTAATAATTCTGttatcccactagtatcgtaaataaatattttgaattgatattgattttaattgcgATAGAAAACAACGCGGCATCAAAGTTTGATTTGAGTTGGAAATTATAGACGAATTtacaaagtaaaatttcttttttttttcgtctactgatctgtttaataaatattttatataatcatgtGTATTGTGGTTCGGAACGCGGAAAGACGGGATGGGGCCTCCCTTTCTCTATGCACCGGGGTCCTTGTTCGTCTAGCTACGCCACTGTCTATATCTTTCTAGTCCGCAGGCTAACGGCAAAAAAACCTATTCATTACGTCACCGTTGAGATTTTTTATCTGTGTTCTTTATATGCTGTTTAACAACTATTTACTATCTTacgtaaaaaattcaaattgcgCTCCTTTTGAAATTGATGAATTTCcgcttttttgttattataatagaaatattatcgAATAATAAACAGAAAAAGTATTTTGTCTAACATCCAATAAAACGTTTGGTATTTagaaaattgcaatttcaaTCAAAGTGTCGGTCAAAAGACATCCCGTTTTagtgaatattgaaaaaaaaaaaacaaaacaaaacaaaacaaaaaacaaataccCGTCAACTAAGAGCCTGGGTGCGGCCCATTCAAAAAATTTCCGCGATGTAAAAGAGAACGCCCCACTATCaagatttttcttatatttgtttatttatttattatttttataaagacttATCATACTTTGACAAATAacatatcaattaataaataatagatacaGTTAGCAGATTACATACAGTGTGTCGTATGTAAGATGAACACACCCTCATATTTGCGTTATTTATacgaatatcgatttgaaattttgcagagTGATAGGTTACATTTTTTAGATACTTAACTGAAATCAGTACTTTAAATtgagcctactacaaattgacaaatattagAAAgagttaaaaactgaaaaaaaatattagaaaaagttgcttagaatattttttatacccatataccgaccGATTTCCtagacaaaattcgcattttttattttttcattattttggtccacactcataattattacaagtttattgaaatatttgaatacatgacactgttaaattatcaatttgttcagtttttacattccatagcacactagttatagaattaaaattaaacttttataactataGTATGTTGTGGAATATAAAagctggacaaattgataatttaatattgttatgtattcaaatatttcaataaacttgtaataatattgagtaaagaccaaaataaagaaaaaattaaaaatgcaaattttgtcatgaaaatcagtAAAtggctataaaaaatattttatcagtaaatgactatgaaaaatattcgaaacaactttttctaatatttttcgatatctttaaccattttttgtatgttttcttacttaaattcttaatatacaattttatttcgagtatcgtggcatttatttcaataactaaacATAAAACAGTTTTTAGAGAAGGGGCTAAGCTATCTGAGGTAATTACATTTTGcatgtaattattatcaaaatcataCCATTATGAATTTATTGGCTCTGTATGTCATGAATTATTGTGCTATTAAACATtgattgttcatattttttaattaaaaatgaattttttaaagtggCAAGTGATTAGTAAACAATATTATTCATAGCTTATGTAAATTATTGACATTGGCTTATCAATCTGTATTtccaaaattgataattattgataaattagttataaaaatctatcaaaacatagttatttttacctttttccATTAGGTGTGGTTAaggtaattaaatatatatttacaattaattttaaaaataatccttaTCCATATCCaagtgaaaaataatgaaaggttcaaaagattaaaaaaatcgtgTGATAATTTGTACTGCGTGTACAAGCTATCgcatacattaaattaaatttttttactttataagaATGCATATAgcacattaattattaatagggGGAGAGCCAGTGACCAATTTTAGGTGGTCATTTCAAAAATCACGAAACTTTTCATAGCAAAACCTCAATGCCTACAGATACTGAAAAGCCACTTCTGGCAGCCCTGTGTGGCCGGGGTGGACtaccttaaatttttaaggAGGGTATGAACATTCGTAAACATTCGTAAATGTTCGTAAACGACTACTGAGATGTTGAATCGTATGCAACAATGCCTAATAAGTGCTCTTACTCTAACTCACAGGTTTCCATATGCATTGCTCGCACTCGCACGGGTACGTTTTTCGCTCTGGCAGACTGTTTGATGGAATTTCGTTCtggcattaaatattaatttattttatttattctgttaaaatttcaagactGATGACATgacaaatttggattttttttaaataaatatttatagcgttctGTCAACAATTAGGAGGGATGTAAAAGCTctggcaaaaattttttgaagtaaaaatactGTCGAAAGTAActtcctaaaattttatgacttatactttaacaaaaataactCTTATTTCTTACCCTCCTTAAAAATTTAGGGAAGTCCATCCCGGCCTCACAGGGTTGCAAGAAGTGGCTTTTCAGTATCTGTAGGTATTGAGGTTTTACTATGAAAAGTTTCGTGACTTTTGAAATGACCACCTGAAATTGGTCACTGGCTCTTGGTCTATAAGcttctattaattattattgaaattggtGTCCCGCAGGATTGTATTCTAGACCCACTTCTATTTCGTATAAACGTtcacaataattaatatcacaCAATCTTGCTACAGACCCCGTATAGGACTGCTAATGTCTGAGATGATTAATATGTGCTATACTACTATTACTGATACAAAGAATGGAtgttaactaattttattaacttttccgCATATCTTTTAATTAATTGCGAAAAAAGAGatgcatataatattaaaatgagataaataattatgaaattaataacgTACGTTTGTTAACATCTCCTTCATTAGCTTGTTTATATAATGCATACAATTCCAACAGATCAGCTTCTGGCGGACGTTTAGTGAAGTCTCGAAGTTGTTGACATGCTTTCTTAAATttctacaaa
This region includes:
- the LOC123295514 gene encoding putative acyl-CoA-binding protein: MSLEDKFKKACQQLRDFTKRPPEADLLELYALYKQANEGDVNKPKPNDAESKKKWDAWSGKKGINKDAAKQAYVNKINSIAGTYT